In the Gossypium arboreum isolate Shixiya-1 chromosome 10, ASM2569848v2, whole genome shotgun sequence genome, one interval contains:
- the LOC108488494 gene encoding zinc finger CCCH domain-containing protein 48-like yields the protein MNVHGRERKRAGNNGVFSYSKANDIFRRNPNPPPNSSPSTLKSPDQNKLCKYWMAGHCHRGDKCWYLHSWSLGDGFTMLAKLEGHKKTIRGIALPSGHDKLYSGSSDGTARIWDGHTGKCLHFTNLGDEAGSLITEGAWVFIGMKNVVKALNIHSDLELNLKGPVGQVYAMIVAGDMLFAGAQNGGIIAWRASFETDSFQLAASLEGHNGAVSCLAVGDKMLFSGSLDKTIRVWDIDTFQCIKTFSGHADVVTSLVHCNGYLFSSSLDCTIKVLFATEGQNWVVLYTHKEENGVLTLCGMNDAETKPVLFCSYNDDTIRLYDLPSFCERGRIFSKREVRVIERGPKNLFFTGDASGSLTVWKWRQNPQGSS from the exons ATGAATGTACATGGACGAGAAAGAAAACGGGCTGGAAATAACGGAGTATTCTCATACTCCAAAGCCAACGATATTTTTCGTAGAAACCCAAACCCTCCCCCCAATTCATCTCCTTCCACTCTAAAGTCCCCAGACCAAAATAAACTCTGTAAGTACTGGATGGCTGGCCACTGTCACAGAGGTGACAAGTGCTGGTACTTGCATTCTTGGTCTCTTGGGGATGGCTTCACTATGTTGGCAAAGCTTGAGGGCCACAAGAAG ACCATTAGAGGGATTGCCCTTCCTTCAGGGCATGACAAGCTTTATTCTGGAAGCTCCGATGGAACTGCACGGATATGGGACGGCCACACTGGAAAGTGTCTTCATTTTACTAATCTTGGAGATGAAGCTGGATCTTTGATTACTGAGGGTGCCTGGGTGTTCATTGGCATGAAAAATGTAGTCAAG GCATTAAATATTCACTCAGACCTTGAATTAAATCTAAAAGGGCCAGTTGGGCAAGTCTATGCCATGATTGTTGCTGGGGATATGCTTTTTGCTGGGGCACAA AATGGTGGTATTATTGCATGGAGAGCAAGTTTTGAGACCGATTCTTTTCAGTTAGCTGCGTCCCTGGAAGGCCACAATGGAGCTGTCTCATGCTTGGCTGTGGGAGACAAAATGTTATTTTCTGGGTCTCTGGATAAAACAATCAGG GTGTGGGACATTGACACATTTCAATGCATTAAGACTTTCAGTGGACATGCTGATGTTGTGACATCTCTTGTTCAttgtaatggatatttgttctcaAGCTCACTTGACTGCACCATTAAAGTTTTGTTTGCAACAGAAGGACAAAATTGGGTGGTGCTCTATACTCATAAAGAGGAAAAT GGTGTGCTTACATTATGTGGAATGAATGATGCTGAAACTAAACCAGTCTTGTTCTGCTCTTACAATGATGACACCATTCGCCTTTATGACTTGCCCTC GTTCTGTGAGAGAGGCAGAATATTTTCAAAAAGAGAAGTGAGAGTGATTGAAAGAGGACCAAAAAACCTGTTCTTCACAGGGGATGCAAGTGGCTCATTGACTGTTTGGAAATGGCGGCAAAACCCTCAAGGAAGCTCTTGA